From a region of the Anaerolineales bacterium genome:
- a CDS encoding phosphotransferase, which yields MNSHRRSGWNRRLRGAAVILAGAGMIIFAAGCGGAMGPIKAVVATPKPGAAQAPTAKVAKSPPPTTFPSATSMFYPTPRATAFTTQEKPTSASGVLEVREERMLEVEWPPQMRLGESDALRLSLIPLREGYLVTAEFEEHTVRNNAVTVARLEGYSLWASARVDAAGFLLSPEGEQVRALPEGEPVTWRWTLTPRSAGRQRISLVLLLRWVPIESQTGPIRERELYSRSLTVNVLSFLGLTARQAAGAGFAGLGIGGAFSIPLTAYILRPKGKRLRSAAPNRRLIIELPAGLALAPAEQNLLRILFRAYARITLEAEFRSGYSGARTFLVLPVRADSRSDAYTIAKLGDSEAVRREYENYEAFVKDTLPPITARIQEVPVTDSTRARPGRPASAALRYTFIGEPGKKPVSLRSALLENPDPAYLERLFDTFGPGWWMQRKPYAFRALQEYDRALPAHFVLEPAPGRAEAVFDGRAAPADSAGAIGRTVRLKNFRCAEIRPGGKSLSLRGEPPPGQPALRVRWRSADYADGAVGRIVATRKTLLEELTAGLDLCGLPDPFAALENRLAERIRGTQSILHGDLNLENILAGPGGTVWLIDFAQTREGHTLADFAHLQAEIAAHVVAPALGDPCALAGLLQGKKPIPPVFRLMEAMESVAGRCLFNPAQPREYRLALFLSALGELKHTNLDPTQRNFLLVYAAHLQTQLA from the coding sequence ATGAACTCCCACCGCCGCTCGGGCTGGAACCGTCGTCTGCGCGGAGCCGCCGTGATCCTGGCCGGCGCAGGAATGATCATCTTCGCCGCGGGCTGCGGCGGCGCCATGGGCCCCATTAAGGCCGTTGTCGCGACGCCGAAACCCGGGGCGGCGCAGGCGCCCACGGCGAAGGTGGCGAAAAGCCCGCCCCCGACGACCTTTCCCTCCGCCACTTCCATGTTCTACCCCACCCCCCGCGCGACGGCGTTTACCACGCAGGAAAAACCAACGTCCGCTTCCGGAGTGTTGGAGGTGCGCGAGGAAAGGATGCTCGAGGTGGAGTGGCCGCCGCAAATGCGGCTGGGCGAATCCGACGCCCTGCGGCTTTCGCTGATTCCCTTGCGGGAAGGATACCTGGTCACAGCCGAGTTCGAGGAGCACACCGTCCGCAACAATGCGGTGACGGTGGCGCGGTTGGAAGGTTATTCCCTGTGGGCCTCGGCGCGGGTCGACGCCGCGGGCTTCCTACTTTCGCCCGAGGGCGAACAGGTGCGCGCGCTTCCCGAGGGGGAACCTGTCACCTGGCGTTGGACCCTCACACCCCGCAGCGCCGGCCGCCAACGGATATCGCTCGTCCTGCTCCTGCGCTGGGTCCCGATCGAATCGCAGACGGGTCCTATCCGCGAACGCGAGCTGTATTCGCGCTCGCTGACGGTGAACGTCCTCTCTTTCCTGGGGCTGACCGCGCGCCAGGCGGCCGGCGCCGGATTCGCCGGGCTCGGGATCGGCGGCGCGTTCAGCATCCCGCTGACGGCGTACATCCTGCGGCCGAAGGGCAAACGCCTGCGCTCCGCCGCCCCCAACCGGCGGCTGATCATCGAACTGCCCGCGGGCCTCGCGCTGGCCCCCGCGGAGCAGAACCTGCTGCGGATCCTCTTCCGGGCCTACGCCCGGATCACGCTCGAGGCCGAATTCCGCTCCGGGTATTCCGGCGCGCGGACCTTCCTCGTTCTGCCGGTGCGGGCCGACAGCCGCAGCGACGCTTACACCATCGCCAAGCTCGGCGATTCGGAAGCCGTACGTCGCGAGTACGAGAACTACGAAGCCTTCGTCAAGGATACGCTCCCGCCGATCACCGCCCGGATCCAGGAAGTTCCCGTCACTGATTCGACGCGCGCCCGGCCGGGCCGCCCCGCATCGGCGGCCTTGCGCTACACCTTCATCGGCGAGCCGGGGAAGAAGCCGGTCAGCCTGCGGTCGGCCCTGCTGGAAAACCCCGATCCGGCGTACCTCGAGCGGCTTTTCGACACCTTCGGCCCGGGCTGGTGGATGCAGCGCAAGCCATATGCCTTCCGCGCTTTGCAGGAATATGACCGGGCCCTGCCGGCGCATTTCGTCCTCGAACCGGCGCCGGGCAGGGCGGAGGCGGTCTTCGACGGCCGCGCCGCGCCGGCCGATTCGGCGGGCGCGATCGGCCGGACCGTGCGCTTGAAAAATTTCCGTTGTGCGGAAATCCGCCCGGGCGGGAAATCCCTCTCCCTGCGCGGCGAGCCGCCGCCGGGCCAGCCGGCCCTGCGGGTGCGGTGGCGGAGCGCCGACTACGCGGATGGCGCTGTCGGACGGATCGTCGCCACGCGGAAAACCCTGCTCGAGGAGTTGACGGCGGGCTTGGATCTGTGCGGGTTGCCCGATCCGTTCGCGGCGCTCGAGAACCGTTTGGCGGAACGAATCCGGGGCACCCAATCCATCCTGCACGGCGACCTTAACCTCGAAAACATCCTCGCCGGTCCGGGCGGGACGGTCTGGCTGATCGATTTCGCACAGACGCGGGAGGGCCACACGCTCGCCGATTTCGCTCACCTGCAGGCCGAGATCGCCGCCCATGTCGTGGCTCCCGCCCTGGGGGATCCGTGCGCGTTGGCCGGGCTCCTGCAGGGGAAAAAGCCCATCCCGCCGGTTTTCCGGCTGATGGAAGCGATGGAATCCGTCGCCGGGCGGTGCCTGTTCAATCCGGCGCAGCCGCGTGAATACCGGCTGGCGCTGTTCCTTTCGGCGCTCGGCGAGTTGAAACACACCAACCTCGATCCGACTCAGCGCAATTTCCTCCTGGTGTACGCGGCCCATCTGCAGACGCAGCTAGCGTGA
- a CDS encoding winged helix-turn-helix domain-containing protein produces MSVRDEYPPDYRSREIAQILAAVRAGECVSLIGLSGAGKSNLLVHLARSHSTPGLPILLVDGNRLSALTAPALIRLICESAADGEDAGCADGLPALEALLHRRLDPSAGSLCLALDLSMPFGRAPALAADPALNGNLRALRDSWKYRLTYVLATRHALPEHTELSELCYARTIRLGPLSAADAHWTAARFAERRGISFEAGAVEKLIAATRGYPALLRAACDACAAGAKSDVAELGAHSAVRKRLEEFWADNPSDEEIRTAGLEGLPLLAAGRPAALSADRLTAKEALLLAYLQKHAGEICSKDDLIRAVWPEDRVFERGVRDDSLAQLVRRLREKVEADPSHPAKIQTVTGRGYRYSR; encoded by the coding sequence ATGTCCGTTCGCGACGAGTATCCGCCCGACTACCGCTCGCGCGAGATCGCGCAGATCCTCGCGGCGGTCCGCGCCGGGGAATGCGTCTCGTTGATCGGGCTCAGCGGCGCCGGAAAGAGCAACCTGCTCGTCCACCTGGCCCGCTCGCATTCCACTCCTGGCCTTCCCATTCTGTTGGTCGACGGCAACCGGCTGTCCGCCCTCACCGCCCCGGCGCTGATCCGCCTGATCTGCGAATCCGCGGCGGACGGGGAGGACGCCGGATGCGCGGACGGGCTTCCCGCGCTGGAAGCCCTGTTGCATAGACGTCTGGATCCCTCCGCCGGTTCCCTCTGCCTGGCTCTCGATCTCAGCATGCCGTTCGGCCGCGCGCCCGCTCTGGCCGCGGACCCGGCGCTGAACGGAAACCTGCGCGCCCTGCGCGATTCGTGGAAATACCGGCTGACGTACGTCCTGGCGACGCGTCACGCCCTGCCGGAGCACACCGAACTATCCGAGTTGTGCTACGCCCGCACAATCCGGCTCGGGCCGCTCTCGGCCGCGGACGCGCATTGGACGGCGGCCCGCTTCGCCGAGCGCCGCGGAATCTCCTTCGAGGCGGGCGCGGTCGAGAAGCTCATCGCCGCCACGCGCGGCTACCCCGCTTTGCTGCGGGCCGCCTGCGATGCCTGCGCCGCGGGCGCAAAGTCGGACGTTGCGGAGCTCGGCGCCCATTCCGCCGTCCGCAAGCGGCTGGAGGAATTCTGGGCCGACAACCCGAGCGACGAGGAAATCCGGACCGCCGGATTGGAGGGGTTGCCGCTCCTCGCCGCCGGCCGTCCCGCCGCCCTCTCCGCGGACCGGTTGACCGCCAAGGAAGCCCTGCTGCTCGCATACCTGCAGAAGCACGCCGGGGAGATCTGCTCCAAGGACGATCTGATCCGCGCCGTGTGGCCGGAGGACCGGGTCTTCGAGCGCGGCGTGCGCGACGACAGCCTGGCCCAACTGGTGCGCCGCCTGCGCGAAAAGGTCGAGGCGGATCCATCGCACCCGGCGAAGATTCAAACGGTGACGGGGCGGGGATACCGTTATTCCAGGTGA